One genomic window of Hydra vulgaris chromosome 03, alternate assembly HydraT2T_AEP includes the following:
- the LOC136078487 gene encoding uncharacterized protein LOC136078487, giving the protein MEKSIVHYEVSELPLNFSDKIGEGSSANVFKLTLRNKKMAVKVIKTQFSQHKVYSIATKLRQLKHKNVVRFKGYSTRPTALIFESCFLEICNVQISNLSQLIQHLNEQSSFSFLHRLNFIYQSSNGIMYLHESGIVHKDIKPSKLLVTGTTKDITIKVSDFDDFVDIKETIALSMTKQNINGMTLAYTSPEIIKCEVEAPNQKSDIYALAITAFEIFSDFPSAWHGIIHVLKDILLMNAIISGKRPKVNHLFTLYGEENISLHKFINLIQQGWQDNPSLRPTISVVFV; this is encoded by the coding sequence ATGGAGAAAAGTATTGTTCATTATGAAGTTTCTGAGTTGCCTTTAAACTTCAGTGATAAAATTGGAGAAGGATCTTctgcaaatgtttttaagttgactttgagaaataaaaaaatggctgTTAAAGTTATCAAGACACAGTTTTCGCAACATAAGGTTTATTCAATTGCAACAAAGCTTAGACAGTTAAAACACAAAAATGTTGTAAGGTTTAAGGGATATTCTACAAGACCCACTGCACTTATTTTTGAGTCATGCTTTTTAGAAATCTGCAATGtacaaatatcaaatttatcTCAATTGATTCAACATTTAAATGAACAAAGTAGTTTTTCTTTTCTCCATagattgaattttatttatcagtCATCTAACGGTATCATGTACTTACATGAAAGTGGGATTGTTCATAAAGATATTAAACCTTCTAAACTGCTTGTAACTGGCACAACAAAAGACATAACTATCAAAGTTAGCgattttgatgattttgtaGATATTAAGGAGACAATTGCCTTGTCAatgacaaaacaaaatataaatggtATGACTTTAGCTTATACATCTcctgaaattattaaatgtgAAGTTGAAGCACCAAACCAAAAATCTGATATCTATGCACTTGCAATCACTGCATTTGAGATATTTTCTGACTTTCCATCAGCCTGGCATGGTATCATACATGTGCTGAAGGATATACTTTTAATGAATGCCATAATATCTGGCAAAAGACCAAAAGTAAATCATCTTTTTACTCTTTATGGTGAAGAGAACATAAGTCtccataaatttataaatctaattCAACAAGGTTGGCAAGATAATCCTTCTTTACGACCAACTATATCGGTGgtatttgtttag